The Allocoprobacillus halotolerans nucleotide sequence AAACCAATTCCTAAATATCCTAAATCCATAGCAGTGCTAGCAGCAAAAAACGGGGATGCAGTTCATGACTTTATCAAAATTGCTCATGATCGTTTTCCTTTTGCAAGAATTATTTTATTTCCAATTCCAGTGCAAGGAAAAAATGCATATTTAAAAATTATAGAAGCACTCAAGAGGGTTGACCAACTTGGATTTGATATTGTAGTGATAACACGTGGTGGTGGTAATATAGAAGAATTATGGAATTTTAACGAAGAGGCATTGGCACGTCAAATTTTTCAATGTCAAACTCCTATTATGAGTGCTGTAGGCCATGAAATGAATTTTACAATCTGTGATTTTGTTAGTGATATGCGTGCTGCAACTCCTTCAGAAGCAGCATTGTTTGCAACCCCTGATCAAAATGAATTAAAAAAACATTTAGATGGATTGCAACAACAACTCAAATATCGCATAAATCAGTATTTAAAGATTCAGCAACAAAAATTAGTGAGATTAAAACATTCATATTTTTTAAATACACCAGAAGCACTTTATTCACATGAAATTTTACGTGTTACACATCTTAAAGATCAATTATTTTATCATTTCAAAATGTTTGATATGAAGGTATATCAACAACTTTTACAATATCAAGAACTTTTAAAACAACGTATGGATCAAAATATCCAAAAGCAAAACTATAAAACACAACATTTGATTGTTCAACTTGATGCATTAAGTCCTTTAAAAATTATGCAAAGAGGTTATACTTTAATTAAAAAGGATGAACAACTAATGAAATCTAAAGACGATGTTAAAACTGATGATATTATTGATATTCAGTTTTATGATGGTATTAAAAAAGCACAAATAAAGTAGGTGAGAAAATGGAAAAAATGACATATGAACAGGCTATTCAACGTTTGGAGGAAATTGTTAATTCACTTGAGAATAATGAAATTGCTTTGGAAGATAGCATTGCTTTATTTCAAGAAGGTATTGCTTTATCACAGTATTGTGATAGTAAATTGAAAAATATTCAAGAAAAAGTCGCTCAAATCTACGAAGATGGTCAACTTAAAGAATTTAAAGATGGAGAATAATCGTGATGGAAAGAATGAAAGATGAAATTAATCAGCGTTTACTACAATTATGTGAACCTTTAAAAGCAGGTAAAGTTAAAGAAGCTATGATTTATTCATTATTGGCTCCAGGAAAACGTTTAAGACCTCTTTTGTTTTTGACAGTTCTTAAATCTTATCAGCTTGATTATCATCCATACATGGATATAGCATGTGCTATCGAAATGATTCATACCTATTCACTTATTCATGATGATTTACCAGGTATGGATAATGATGATTTAAGAAGGGGAAGAAAAACATGTCATAAACAATTTGATGAGGCAACTGCGATTCTTGCTGGTGATGCTTTATTAAATTTAGGTGTAAATATCATCTTAGAAACATCACTTAACGATGCTTTAAAGCTTCAACTTGCTTATTTGCTTTATCAAGCTAGTGGAGTTAATGGCATGATTTATGGGCAACAACAAGATTTATATTTTGAAAATCATAAAGCGTCTTTAGAACAATTACAAGATATACATAAACATAAAACTGGTGAACTGATTTCGGTAAGTTTACAAATGGCTGCTTGTATTGCAAAAACAAGTGATATCGAGCATTGGAAACAAATAGGGTATGATTTAGGATTAGCATTTCAAATCCAAGATGATATATTAGACGTGACTGCATCAACAGAACAATTAGGGAAAAATGCAGGTAGTGATTATGAAAATCATAAATCTACTTATGTTACGCTTCTAGGAATTGATGAATCACAAAATAAAGTAGAAGAATTATTTGAAAAATGTTATGAACGTATTTATGCTATGCAAATTAATCATGGATTGATTTTAGAATTATTCATAAAAATTTTGAAAAGGGTGAGTTAAATGAAGCTTGAACAAATCAAAGATCCTCAATTTTTAAAACAATTGAATATTGAAGAACTTGAAGATCTGGCACAAGATATCAGAACCTTTATTATTCAACATGTTTCTCAAACAGGAGGGCATTTTTCTAGTAATTTGGGGATCGTTGAGTTGACAATTGCTTTACATTATATTTTTGATTCACCAACCGATAAAATCATTTTTGATGTTGGACATCAATCCTATGTCCATAAAATTTTAACAGGACGTGCTAATCAATTTACGACATTGCGACAATTTCATGGTTTAAGTGGATTTCAAAAACGCAAAGAAAGTCAACATGATGTTTGGGAAGCCGGTCATTCATCAACTGCTTTATCAGCCTCTGTGGGGATGGCTATTGCTAGAGATTTAAATCATGAAAAAGGAGAAATTATTTGTGTTGTTGGTGATGCCGCTTTAATGAGTGGAGAATCTTTTGAGGCGCTTAATTATCTAGGATCTGTTGATTCTAAAGTTATTATTATATTAAACGATAATAATATGTCTATTTCAAAAAATGTTGGTGGATTAAGTAACTTTTTCTCTGATGTTCGTATGTCTACTCAATATAAAAATGCACGTAATAATTATATTTCTTTTCTAAATAAATCTAATTTAGGAAAACATGTTTATAAACTAACTAAAAAAATTAAAGATCAAATTAAAAATAACGTTATTAATGATCATATTTTTGGTGAATTTGGCTTAGATTACATCGGTCCTATTAATGGTCATGATTTTCATGATCTTTTCAATGCTTTCATTTTGGCAGCAGAAATGGATCATAGTGTTGTCGTTCATGTTCATACCATTAAAGGAAAAGGTTATCCATTGGCAGAAAATGATCATTATGGGCTCTATCATGGTGTTGCTCCTTTTGATTATCGTCAAGGTATATGCAAACAAGAGAGTAAGACTATTAGCTGGAGTGAAGTGATTGCACGCCAAGTTGAAAAATGGATGTATCAAGATCAAGATATTGTGACGATTACTCCTGCGATGATTTCTGGTAGTTGTTTACGCCATATTTTTGAAACATTCCCTCAACGTGCTTTTGATGTGGGAATTGCTGAAGAACATGCTATGACATTTGCGGCTGGGTTATCTAACGCGCATAAAAAACCATTTATAACAATTTATTCATCTTTTTTACAGCGCTGTTATGACCAAATTAACCATGATATAGCAAGAATGCAGTTGCCATGTTTAATTGGTGTGGATCGCTGTGGTTTAGTTGGTGCCGATGGAGAGACACATCATGGTGTTTTTGATATTGGGATTTTATCAGCTATTCCTCATATCATCATGATGACTCCCAAAGATGCACAAGAATTGAAAAAAATGGTTAATACTGTTTTTCATCATTTTGACCATCCTTATATTTTAAGATTTCCTAAAGGTACAATTGAAGATATTGATGTCGATCTTCATGAAGAAATTGAATTGGGAACATGGGAAAAAGTCATTTTCAACCCAGACAATACTCTTACTATTTTAACATATGATAGCAAAGTCAACACTGTTGCGAATTATCTTATTAAAGAGCAATTACCAGTTAATTTAATTAATGCTAGATTTATTAAACCAATGGATGAAAAAATGTTGGATGAATTATCACAATGCCAACAACGTTTACTTATTTATGAAACAGATCTCATGACAGGGTCACTAGGAAGTTTAATTGCTCATTATTATTCTCAAAAGCATATATCTATGGATATTGATTATATGGGAATTGATGATCGTTATACACCTCAAGGAAGTTTAGATGAATTATTAAGACTTGAACACATTC carries:
- the xseA gene encoding exodeoxyribonuclease VII large subunit — encoded protein: MDTQKYISVQTLNKYIKAKFDQDASLRNIYITGEISNFRPHPSGHLYFTLKDDHAKISAIMFYSNAKKLSFQIANGMKVYIRAFVSVYEPNGEYQLYVQSLEQDGLGKLFIEFENLKKKLSNEGLFDQKHKKPIPKYPKSIAVLAAKNGDAVHDFIKIAHDRFPFARIILFPIPVQGKNAYLKIIEALKRVDQLGFDIVVITRGGGNIEELWNFNEEALARQIFQCQTPIMSAVGHEMNFTICDFVSDMRAATPSEAALFATPDQNELKKHLDGLQQQLKYRINQYLKIQQQKLVRLKHSYFLNTPEALYSHEILRVTHLKDQLFYHFKMFDMKVYQQLLQYQELLKQRMDQNIQKQNYKTQHLIVQLDALSPLKIMQRGYTLIKKDEQLMKSKDDVKTDDIIDIQFYDGIKKAQIK
- the xseB gene encoding exodeoxyribonuclease VII small subunit, whose translation is MEKMTYEQAIQRLEEIVNSLENNEIALEDSIALFQEGIALSQYCDSKLKNIQEKVAQIYEDGQLKEFKDGE
- a CDS encoding polyprenyl synthetase family protein translates to MERMKDEINQRLLQLCEPLKAGKVKEAMIYSLLAPGKRLRPLLFLTVLKSYQLDYHPYMDIACAIEMIHTYSLIHDDLPGMDNDDLRRGRKTCHKQFDEATAILAGDALLNLGVNIILETSLNDALKLQLAYLLYQASGVNGMIYGQQQDLYFENHKASLEQLQDIHKHKTGELISVSLQMAACIAKTSDIEHWKQIGYDLGLAFQIQDDILDVTASTEQLGKNAGSDYENHKSTYVTLLGIDESQNKVEELFEKCYERIYAMQINHGLILELFIKILKRVS
- the dxs gene encoding 1-deoxy-D-xylulose-5-phosphate synthase, whose amino-acid sequence is MKLEQIKDPQFLKQLNIEELEDLAQDIRTFIIQHVSQTGGHFSSNLGIVELTIALHYIFDSPTDKIIFDVGHQSYVHKILTGRANQFTTLRQFHGLSGFQKRKESQHDVWEAGHSSTALSASVGMAIARDLNHEKGEIICVVGDAALMSGESFEALNYLGSVDSKVIIILNDNNMSISKNVGGLSNFFSDVRMSTQYKNARNNYISFLNKSNLGKHVYKLTKKIKDQIKNNVINDHIFGEFGLDYIGPINGHDFHDLFNAFILAAEMDHSVVVHVHTIKGKGYPLAENDHYGLYHGVAPFDYRQGICKQESKTISWSEVIARQVEKWMYQDQDIVTITPAMISGSCLRHIFETFPQRAFDVGIAEEHAMTFAAGLSNAHKKPFITIYSSFLQRCYDQINHDIARMQLPCLIGVDRCGLVGADGETHHGVFDIGILSAIPHIIMMTPKDAQELKKMVNTVFHHFDHPYILRFPKGTIEDIDVDLHEEIELGTWEKVIFNPDNTLTILTYDSKVNTVANYLIKEQLPVNLINARFIKPMDEKMLDELSQCQQRLLIYETDLMTGSLGSLIAHYYSQKHISMDIDYMGIDDRYTPQGSLDELLRLEHIHLDDLKQKVKEILNEKRKS